A region of the Syntrophorhabdaceae bacterium genome:
CCATACAGTAAAATTCCGGCAGGCCGTGCTTTACCCGCGCGACCTGGGTGACGCACTTCGGCGCCGTCAAGATCACTTCATTGTCTCTCTCTTCAATATGATACCCGACAATCATCGTCCATGGACAATACCGCATGGCTTCCGCGAAACCTCTCAATCCTTTTTCATGAATATGAAACCTGTGGATAATGTCCTGCGCGGACATCCCTGCTATCTTCGCCCAGACGACCTCATCGAGGTGTTCCGCTGAAGAACGATCATACT
Encoded here:
- a CDS encoding DUF6125 family protein, coding for MDLGILNNLDNEGLKNYLKFLLWHYRVVDGFWFLSVEEKYDRSSAEHLDEVVWAKIAGMSAQDIIHRFHIHEKGLRGFAEAMRYCPWTMIVGYHIEERDNEVILTAPKCVTQVARVKHGLPEFYCMEMHLREFESFAHAVDPGIKVECIFAPPDHPPDCFCKWRFTV